The Pyrenophora tritici-repentis strain M4 chromosome 8, whole genome shotgun sequence genome contains a region encoding:
- a CDS encoding Amelin multi-domain protein: MHDVKHFFATVRMTVRDIRNRIFYPRKVRYLANGLMDATPLSPTEIALYVLAPLAHNPLPTHLS, translated from the coding sequence ATGCACGATGTAAAACACTTCTTCGCCACTGTCCGCATGACAGTCCGCGACATACGGAATCGTATCTTCTACCCCCGAAAAGTGCGCTACCTCGCCAACGGCCTAATGGACGCTACACCACTCAGCCCTACAGAAATAGCCCTGTACGTCCTCGCCCCTCTCGCACACAACCCCCTCCCAACCCATCTTTCCTAA
- a CDS encoding Rax2 domain containing protein: protein MKESFAALLRTAAGKLALSLLVASQTTAYTFKQVPSPNLNLDDLGRIAFTGDFDSISLYQYEGQSQQYPGRNGALLSRYPNGVFATINVTDADIKAMCSLQVNGAERVVFAGNFTGVGDMPTPGGIALLDPANGNVQAVEGLTGSINALYCDRDGGQVYVGGSLSGANSTNALLWKDGWKSLSFNGFNGPVHSITRASNNNIIFGGEFNGLGGNASTAASENNTQTIPISNADITAQTSSGLDGLSDPKSIACKPDFTTQGPGSTWLLADRSPGFWRANFGFGFEPTSLRIFNTNFQGRGSKTFRFTALPDGGILNLTYTDPTSGRKAFCDAKCPLPEGNTTAQDFTFVNVVGMNAFRLDISDWWGAGAGLNGIQLFQDAMYSYAVNDFNEPQNCGPTASRSTSTTTGSWEVTPSQQSFSEYLTTVLQGSPIDTTSTSVSFLPDVRQSGNYSVTIYTPGCQGDGTCGTRGRVNVTAVMNGESQSHELWQTNNFDKYDEVYNGFIDATKAFRPQVILQPSAGQGPGPLTVVAQRVRFTLLKATSGNLNGLFEFQPGKTVDADNLSDSVINAAGASLRPREKALVTSIASGDQTLYVGGSFNSTDDRNNIFSIRQGARGPTALPGKGLNNQVMTLFHNDSTLYVGGNFTNTADNSVSGLGGVAAFSNNEWRPLGAGVDGVVLYLVPFTLNITENTPEDVLAVSGFFSRVNAFGNNPSTSVNDFAVWVPSRANWLHNLEFHSLAMSGRLMTFTNVPGSDPWYGGSVSSGALLASGTAELEDGNGLSLHAFPVKIEAQQQQTSTRKRAIIDGENLNTTGVRTGTFYKENGLNKTILAGHFATTGADKRNITNVIIIDGNDSNKITGFDDELDANSTFAAVAVLNNILYAGGMISGRLRNDRIAGIVAYDLTKDAFTSVQPPPLQGVNVTVNAIAPRPKSKDVYVAGQFQSAGALSCAAMCIWNTDRNQWTAPGNGLIGKVTSLTWVGDTKLLIVGNLTSGNNQTRIMTFDSTSNQFTEIPGASGLPGPVTALTIANREGDQFWAAGQGSDGKTFLQRFDGSKWVSADESIFGRQTDIRGIQVLTLSEDHADSNIIDANQDLLLMGQINITTFGTASAALFDGTSLMPFLLATKGQDGETEPGSLSSIFVENPNSFFRQANKHLALWAIVLIGLAIALLLTFLLVVIGIVVEWFRKRSQGYSPAPTSYNSDRLGNSSGNIGEDIQLDQITAGPSSSQTGAQPAPRPQNTERPLSSSAYYSFDF, encoded by the exons ATGAAGGAGTCTTTCGCTGCCCTTCTGCGCACCGCGGCTGGCAAGCTCGCCCTCTCACTGCTGGTGGCCTCGCAAACAACTGCATACACGTTCAAGCAGGTTCCAAGCCCTAATCTCAACCTAGACGACCTAGGCAGGATAGCTTTCACTGGAGACTTCGACTCAATATCATTATACCAGTATGAAGGTCAAAGCCAACAGTACCCCGGCCGCAACGGCGCACTGCTTTCCCGCTATCCCAATGGCGTCTTTGCGACAATCAACGTCACCGATGCCGACATCAAGGCCATGTGTTCTCTGCAAGTCAATGGCGCCGAACGAGTAGTGTTTGCAGGAAACTTTACTGGAGTTGGCGACATGCCCACGCCCGGAGGTATTGCGCTGCTTGACCCCGCCAATGGTAATGTCCAGGCCGTCGAAGGCCTCACTGGCTCCATCAATGCCCTCTACTGTGATAGAGACGGTGGTCAGGTCTATGTTGGAGGAAGCCTCTCGGGCGCCAATTCGACCAACGCGCTCCTGTGGAAGGACGGCTGGAAATCACTGTCATTCAATGGCTTTAATGGTCCTGTGCACTCCATCACCCGAGCTTCTAATAACAACATAATATTCGGTGGAGAGTTCAATGGCTTGGGCGGAAACGCGTCGACTGCGGCTAGCGAGAACAACACCCAGACCATTCCCATTTCCAACGCGGATATCACAGCTCAGACCAGTTCCGGTCTCGATGGCTTATCAGATCCCAAGAGCATTGCCTGCAAGCCCGACTTCACAACCCAGGGCCCCGGCTCTACCTGGCTGTTGGCAGATCGCTCACCTGGATTTTGGAGAGCCAACTTTGGCTTCGGTTTCGAGCCAACCAGCTTGAGGATTTTCAACACGAATTTCCAGGGCCGTGGCAGCAAGACCTTCCGCTTCACAGCACTTCCAGACGGTGGCATCTTGAACTTGACTTATACCGACCCAACCAGTGGACGAAAGGCCTTTTGTGATGCCAAATGCCCCCTGCCAGAGGGCAACACTACCGCCCAGGACTTTACCTTTGTCAACGTCGTCGGAATGAACGCTTTCAGGCTCGACATCTCAGACTGGTGGGGCGCCGGTGCTGGTCTTAACGGCATCCAGCTTTTCCAGGATG CTATGTACTCGTATGCAGTTAATGACTTCAATGAACCTCAAAACTGCGGCCCTACGGCGTCAAGGTCGACATCGACTACGACTGGCTCATGGGAAGTTACACCATCACAACAGAGCTTCTCTGAGTACCTCACGACTGTCCTGCAGGGTAGCCCTATCGACACCACTTCGACAAGTGTATCATTCCTCCCTGATGTCAGACAGTCTGGTAATTACTCGGTCACCATCTATACGCCTGGATGTCAGGGCGATGGCACATGTGGTACCCGCGGTCGAGTAAATGTAACAGCAGTCATGAACGGTGAAAGCCAGAGCCACGAGCTCTGGCAAACAAACAACTTCGACAAGTACGATGAAGTCTACAACGGCTTCATCGATGCCACCAAGGCCTTCCGCCCGCAAGTCATCCTTCAACCATCAGCCGGACAGGGACCTGGCCCCTTGACTGTTGTCGCACAGAGGGTGCGCTTCACTCTTCTGAAAGCTACCTCTGGCAACCTGAATGGCCTTTTCGAATTCCAGCCCGGAAAAACAGTGGACGCAGACAACCTTTCTGATTCAGTCATCAACGCTGCTGGTGCCAGCCTTAGGCCTCGGGAGAAGGCTCTCGTCACTAGCATCGCTAGTGGTGACCAAACCCTGTACGTTGGCGGATCTTTCAACAGCACTGATGATCGCAACAACATCTTCTCCATCCGACAGGGCGCCAGGGGGCCTACTGCCCTTCCTGGCAAAGGACTGAACAACCAGGTCATGACCCTGTTCCACAACGACAGCACGCTATATGTTGGTGGTAACTTCACCAATACAGCAGATAACAGCGTCTCCGGTCTTGGTGGAGTTGCTGCCTTCTCTAACAACGAATGGCGGCCTCTTGGAGCTGGTGTTGATGGTGTCGTTCTCTACCTGGTACCGTTCACGCTCAACATCACGGAAAACACCCCTGAAGATGTTCTCGCTGTCAGCGGCTTCTTTAGCCGTGTGAACGCGTTTGGCAACAACCCCAGCACGAGTGTCAATGACTTCGCAGTCTGGGTCCCTTCTCGTGCTAACTGGCTGCATAACCTCGAGTTTCACTCTCTCGCCATGTCGGGTCGACTGATGACATTCACCAACGTTCCAGGAAGCGATCCTTGGTACGGTGGATCAGTATCTTCTGGTGCTCTTCTTGCAAGTGGTACTGCTGAGCTAGAGGATGGAAATGGCTTGTCACTCCATGCATTCCCTGTCAAGATCGAGGCACAACAGCAACAAACCTCTACTCGCAAGAGAGCCATCATTGACGGAGAGAACTTGAACACCACTGGAGTCCGCACTGGTACCTTTTACAAGGAGAACGGTCTCAACAAGACTATCCTTGCTGGTCATTTCGCCACCACGGGTGCAGACAAGCGGAACATCACCAACGTCATCATTATTGATGGCAATGACTCTAACAAGATTACTGGCTTTGACGACGAGCTGGATGCTAATTCTACTTTTGCGGCCGTTGCTGTGTTGAACAACATCTTGTACGCCGGTGGTATGATCAGCGGCCGACTCAGGAATGATCGTATTGCTGGTATCGTCGCCTATGACCTCACCAAAGACGCTTTCACTAGCGTTCAGCCGCCGCCGCTTCAGGGTGTGAACGTCACGGTGAACGCTATCGCGCCACGACCAAAGTCCAAGGACGTTTACGTGGCTGGTCAATTCCAGTCTGCCGGAGCCTTGAGCTGTGCTGCCATGTGCATATGGAACACCGATCGTAACCAGTGGACTGCCCCCGGCAACGGCTTGATCGGCAAGGTTACTTCTCTGACCTGGGTTGGCGATACCAAGTTACTCATCGTCGGCAACCTCACCTCAGGTAACAATCAGACCAGGATCATGACATTCGACTCGACCAGCAACCAGTTCACAGAGATCCCCGGTGCCAGTGGTCTTCCTGGGCCAGTCACTGCCCTCACTATTGCGAACAGGGAAGGAGACCAGTTCTGGGCTGCCGGTCAGGGCAGTGATGGCAAGACTTTCCTGCAACGATTTGATGGTAGCAAGTGGGTATCTGCCGACGAATCTATCTTCGGCCGCCAGACCGACATCCGCGGTATCCAAGTGCTCACCTTGTCTGAGGACCACGCGGATTCCAACATCATCGACGCCAACCAAGATCTCCTGCTCATGGGTCAGATTAACATCACTACATTTGGTACGGCTTCTGCTGCACTTTTCGACGGCACTTCCCTGATGCCATTCCTGCTGGCCACCAAGGGCCAGGATGGTGAAACAGAGCCAGGGAGCTTGTCTTCCATTTTCGTGGAGAACCCTAATTCATTCTTCAGACAGGCGAACAAGCACCTCGCGCTCTGGGCCATTGTCCTCATTGGTCTCGCTATTGCTCTCCTACTCACATTCCTGCTTGTGGTCATTGGCATAGTCGTCGAATGGTTCCGCAAAAGGTCGCAAGGCTATTCCCCTGCCCCGACATCGTACAACAGCGACCGGCTAGGCAAC AGCTCCGGCAATATAGGCGAGGACATTCAGCTTGATCAGATTACCGCGGGTCCTTCATCTTCGCAGACTGGCGCACAACCTGCACCCAGGCCCCAAAATACAGAAAGGCCACTGAGTAGTTCGGCCTACTACTCATTCGACTTCTAA
- a CDS encoding ProP, Permease major facilitator superfamily — protein MVDSKPEAPQSWPLGDATAENVKAPSPEKFKPGWRFLAAFGSLCIITLMAALDATSISVALPVMAKALGGTAIEAFWSGTAFLLTSTVFQPILGSFSHIFGRKSLIYISLVFFLIGSIVPGLAENFTVILVGRSIQGIGGGGILCLTEMVIVDTVPLRERGNWLSVFGVMWALGTVTGPLLGGGFAEKVSWRWVFYINLPFLAIGAIMITIFLQLNQKHGAFLSKLRQVDWIGMILFVASMTGFLIPVTWGGVQYAWDSWHTLVPLILSAAGLIAFIAYIEFFAPNPLIRTSVFKTKSAAILYTSTVIHGLILWSILYYLPLYFQAVKGYGPILSGVAVFPWTFTVAPASIATGIAIAVTGKYRWANRAGWVITTLGMGVLILLKPNTSTVSWIFLNLVGGIGTGVLFPAMALAVQASATAKDQAYAANMFSFLRAFGQTLGVAIGGVIFQNQMRKKMLTFPLLADMAGEYSRDAAGLVGIIRDMPAGEMKEQLRESYTDALKYIWIVMLAFSAVALLGSWFIEAYDMNMENETEMGFVDKDRVADVEKKQPVA, from the exons ATGGTCGATTCCAAGCCAGAAGCACCCCAATCGTGGCCGTTGGGCGATGCAACAGCAGAGAACGTCAAAGCACCTAGCCCCGAGAAGTTTAAACCAGGATGGCGCTTCCTGGCTGCTTTTGGCAGTCTTTGCATCATAACACTCATGGCTGCACTAGACGCTACTTCGATATCAGTCGCACTTCCA GTCATGGCCAAAGCACTAGGCGGAACTGCGATCGAGGCTTTCTGGAGCGGGACTGCCTTTTTGCTAACCTCTACTGTTTTTCAACCCATCCTCGGATCCTTTTCACATATTTTCGGAAGGAAGTCCTTGATATACATCAGCCTGGTTTTCTTCCTAATCGGATCGATCGTACCCGGCCTGGCTGAGAACTTCACTGTGATCCTAGTTGGCCGATCTATCCAGGGTATCGGAGGTGGCGGCATACTATGTTTGACTGAAATGGTCATCGTCGATACTGTGCCTCTGCGTGAGCGAGGAAATTGGCTCAGCGTCTTCGGCGTCATGTGGGCACTTGGTACTGTTACAGGGCCTCTACTTG GTGGTGGCTTCGCAGAGAAAGTTAGCTGGCGTTGGGTTTTCTACATCAATCTACCCTTCCTCGCCATTGGTGCTATTATGATTACAATCTTCCTCCAGCTCAATCAGAAACACGGCGCCTTCCTTAGCAAGCTCCGACAAGTCGACTGGATTGGCATGATACTGTTCGTCGCTTCCATGACTGGCTTTTTGATACCTGTCACTTGGGGCGGAGTTCAATATGCCTGGGATTCCTGGCATACGCTTGTGCCCCTCATCCTCTCTGCTGCAGGCTTGATTGCATTCATTGCATACATCGAGTTCTTTGCCCCCAACCCGCTCATTCGCACCTCGGTATTCAAGACCAAGTCGGCCGCAATACTCTACACTTCTACAGTCATCCACGGCCTCATCCTGTGGAGTATTCTCTACTATCTGCCTTTATATTTTCAGGCCGTGAAGGGATATGGTCCTATACTCTCAGGAGTCGCAGTGTTCCCATGGACGTTCACTGTTGCACCAGCTTCCATTGCAACAGGCATTGCCATTGCCGTAACGGGTAAATACCGGTGGGCAAACCGCGCCGGATGGGTGATCACCACGTTGGGCATGGGCGTCTTGATCCTCCTCAAACCCAATACTTCCACTGTCTCGTGGATTTTCCTGAACCTAGTGGGCGGCATCGGAACGGGCGTGCTGTTCCCAGCTATGGCTTTGGCAGTGCAAGCTTCGGCGACTGCCAAAGACCAGGCCTACGCTGCGAACATGTTTTCTTTTCTTCGCGCCTTTGGTCAAACGCTGGGTGTCGCCATTGGCGGTGTCATCTTTCAGAACCAGATGAGAAAGAAGATGCTTACTTTTCCCCTCCTCGCTGATATGGCGGGCGAGTACTCCCGAGACGCTGCGGGTCTAGTCGGAATCATCCGGGATATGCCTGCCGGAGAGATGAAGGAACAACTCAGGGAAAGTTACACGGACGCGCTCAAGTACATATGGATTGTTATGTTGGCGTTCAGCGCTGTGGCCTTGCTTGGCAGCTGGTTCATTGAGGCTTACGATATGAACATGGAAAACGAGACGGAGATGGGATTTGTCGATAAGGATAGGGTTGCCGATGTGGAGAAGAAACAGCCGGTCGCATGA
- a CDS encoding DUF1777 multi-domain protein, which produces MSMPAEPTTAGKRRRGPFFGMLKYMSTKLTARPSERERTSKGPSSHTPPEVHSDSTETIDAIPKEVMAYETYTLPVKPEETAANKEQNAKQKRVLKKARKRKVEAKKAEGAKRSEKDEKAKEAAEVEELGKEEWMTAPEPDLHAEHASNESHSNDGGVKEKADSPILEVDADETARRASLQPIIPPSHLTLPATYHSRIVEWLQEIEQHNATASSATQASTLQEAYDAGFHDGSKAEQKNRQDLLETATCEGYEKGQKAAGSINKDDRDAIARQQGYIEGYERGLQQGTGMTTEDIEHLLDESRGISTRAAQADRNAEVVSVLVRKQEEQLKLARAVLRLAVERVRQMGWLGKGSSNGGDSDRDDEDNDHGGTNTADDHSNGDTQMIK; this is translated from the exons ATGTCTATGCCTGCAGAACCAACAACGGCTGGCAAACGCCGTAGAGGCCCATTTTTTGGCATGTTGAAATATATGTCTACCAAGTTGACCGCTCGACCATCCGAACGTGAACGGACGTCAAAGGGGCCATCTTCACACACGCCTCCCGAGGTTCACTCGGACTCAACTGAAACTATTGATGCGATACCTAAGGAAGTGATGGCATATGAGACGTACACACTTCCTGTCAAGCCAGAAGAAACGGCAGCAAACAAGGAACAAAATGCTAAGCAGAAGAGGGTGTTGAAGAAGGCGAGAAAGAGAAAGGTGGAGGCAAAGAAAGCAGAAGGGGCAAAGCGGTCGGAGAAGGATGAGaaggcaaaggaagcagcgGAGGTAGAGGAGTTGGGGAAGGAAGAGTGGATGACCGCGCCTGAACCCGACCTTCACGCGGAGCACGCGTCGAACGAGAGCCATAGCAATGACGGCGGTGTAAAAGAGAAGGCCGATTCACCAATACTCGAAGTCGACGCAGATGAAACAGCTCGAAGGGCTTCGTTACAACCCATAATACCCCCTTCCCACCTTACCCTCCCCGCCACCTATCACAGCCGCATTGTCGAATGGCTACAAGAAATTGAACAGCATAACGCAACCGCATCATCGGCAACACAAGCCAGCACCCTACAAGAAGCATACGATGCCGGTTTCCACGACGGTTCAAAGGCTGAACAAAAGAACCGACAAGACCTCCTCGAGACCGCCACATGTGAAGGCTACGAAAAGGGCCAGAAAGCAGCGGGATCAATCAATAAAGACGACCGAGACGCCATCGCGCGCCAACAGGGCTACATCGAAGGATACGAGCGAGGGCTCCAACAAGGCACTGGAATGACTACAGAAGATATAGAACATCTTCTGGATGAATCAAGAGGAATAAGCACAAGGGCGGCGCAGGCGGACAGGAATGCTGAGGTCGTTAGCGTACTTGTGAGGAAACAGGAAGAGCAGTTGAAATTGGCTAGAGCGGTATTGAG GCTTGCTGTTGAGCGAGTGAGGCAGATGGGTTGGTTGGGTAAAGGGAGTAGTAATGGTGGAGATAGCGACAGGGATGACGAGGATAACGATCACGGTGGTACTAATACCGCCGATGACCATTCAAATGGGGACACGCAGATGATTAAGTAA
- a CDS encoding F-actin-capping protein subunit beta, which yields MGDLDPQRFSTHDSWDKRSTPAPESPTEEPLEIEGSGLVPKRTKHIKFTTDKYRIKSNRMADPIDSALDLLRRLNPKDVKSNVDHIIQLNPSLEEDLLESVDIPLTVKKCSKTKRDFLCCDYNRDGDSWRSPWSNEFEPPIEEGVTPSDRVRKMEVKANEAFDVYRELYFEGGISSVYLWDMDDGFAGCVLLKKTVNPTPKSSGSWDSIHVFDAQDRARTSHYKLTSTVILSLGTDSESLGGLDLSGNMVRQVEADMAVEDDTSHVANIGKMVEDMELKMRNLLQEVYFGKAKDVVGDLRSIPSLSQTNKDRATQREMINSMGR from the exons ATGGGCGACCTGGACCCACAGCGTTTCTCCACGCATGACTCGTGGGACAAGCGATCAACACCAGCGCCCGAATCGCCGACAGAGGAGCCGTTGGAGATTGAGGGGTCTGGCCTGGTACCCAAACGTACCAAACACATCAAGTTCACCACCGATAAATACAGAATCAAAAGCAACAGGATGGCGGACCCTATTGACAGCGCTCT CGACCTCCTCCGCCGACTGAATCCCAAGGACGTCAAGAGCAATGTCGACCACATTATTCAGCTCAACCCATCGCTTGAAGAAGACCTCCTCGAATCCGTCGATATCCCGCTTACCGTGAAGAAATGCTCAAAGACGAAGCGCGACTTCTTATGCTGCGACTACAACCGCGACGGTGACAGCTGGAGAAGTCCATGGAGCAACGAGTTCGAGCCGCCCATTGAAGAAGGTGTCACGCCTAGTGATCGTGTCCGTAAGATGGAGGTCAAGGCAAACGAGGCTTTCGATGTGTACAGGGAGCT ATACTTCGAGGGTGGCATATCGAGCGTTTACCTATGGGACATGGACGATGGATTCGCAGGATGCGTTCTTCTCAAGAAGA CCGTCAACCCCACACCTAAGAGCTCCGGCAGCTGGGACAGCATCCACGTGTTTGACGCCCAAGACCGTGCCCGAACATCTCACTACAAACTCACCTCTACTGTTATTCTCTCCCTTGGCACTGACAGCGAATCGCTCGGCGGTCTCGATCTCTCTGGTAATATGGTGCGTCAAGTAGAAGCCGACATGGCCGTCGAGGATGATACCTCGCACGTCGCCAACATCGGCAAGATGGTCGAGGATATGGAGCTCAAGATGCGTAACCTGTTGCAAGAGGTGTACTTCGGAAAGGCCAAGGATGTTGTGGGGGACCTGAGGAGCATCCCATCACTCAGTCAGACGAACAAGGACCGCGCAACACAGAGGGAGATGATCAACAGCATGGGACGGTAG
- a CDS encoding UvrD-C-2 multi-domain protein — MRIYAYKDDVKAYNHRRLRELGRPVLLVNTSHSGGVPAERANTEEAGNLHKEIPISINAREEGANPNTDPPLAIFINFDDYESHRSHLLRDPDTDRPLVPIFRVKREWVRGIIRCTRTQFPITIAYAITIHKSQGLSVDTAVLNPGKKRDFQPDLTYVAISRVRTLHGILFEESFDFNRLKTKTTTVAVMRAADLTKRESQEIELPIADADELPSPFPSSFVADIGRASQMAIPVLPSEPVAPSGELGSTVLSPSGAFSGGISSDDVVGGDVVRHSHPRSSVMLVAGLVPRDREQYDGSNMLTSQTPSTQDHWF; from the exons ATGCGAATCTATGCGTACAAGGACGATGTTAAGGCTTACAatcatcgtcgtcttcgAGAGCTAGGTCGCCCAGTATTGCTCGTCAACACATCCCACTCTGGTGGTGTACCAGCGGAGAGAGCTAATACCGAGGAGGCCGGCAATCTGCACAAAGAGATCCCAATCTCCATCAACGCGCGG GAAGAGGGTGCTAATCCTAACACAGACCCACCCCTTGCTATCTTCATTAACTTCGACGACTATGAGAGTCACCGATCTCACCTTCTTCGGGACCCGGATACAGACCGTCCCTTGGTTCCCATATTCCGTGTAAAGCGTGAATGGGTCCGTGGCATTATTCGGTGTACACGTACCCAATTCCCCATCACTATCGCCTACGCGATCACGATCCATAAGAGTCAAGGTCTATCCGTTGATACCGCCGTCTTAAACCCCGGCAAGAAGCGAGACTTCCAGCCCGATCTTACCTATGTCGCCATCTCCCGTGTCCGGACGCTTCATGGTATATTGTTTGAAGAGTCATTCGATTTCAACCGACTCAAAACAAAGACAACTACGGTCGCTGTTATGCGTGCTGCCGATCTCACAAAACGTGAAAGCCAAGAGATAGAGTTGCCAATCGCAGACGCCGACGAGCTCCCTTCACCGTTTCCTTCTAGCTTTGTCGCTGACATTGGTCGTGCTAGTCAAATGGCGATCCCTGTCCTACCGTCTGAACCAGTCGCTCCTTCTGGTGAACTAGGATCTACTGTTTTGTCTCCATCAGGTGCCTTCTCGGGCGGTATCAGTAGCGATGACGTTGTGGGGGGCGACGTAGTTAGGCATTCACACCCGCGTTCGTCTGTTATGCTTGTAGCTGGCTTAGTCCCACGCGACCGAGAACAGTATGATGGTAGCAACATGTTAACATCTCAGACGCCTAGTACTCAAGACCATTGGTTTTAG
- a CDS encoding SPS1, Serine-threonine protein kinase translates to MGSLGTYFLDVVYSFTNCMVCFPSSPHLKINSRSFKILRLLGEGGFSYVYLVQDNSNQQLLALKKIRCPFGQESVSLALKEVEAYALFSPHPNIIHSIDYSVETDKSDASAKTVYILLPYYRRGNLQDMINANLVNHTKFPERRLMVLFLGVCKALKAMHQYKVKGGPGGTRSQQKAKKVRGEAKRADAEAAASMEMRPSRRNRDQEDDDEQEAEGLLEESEVTAAQDGIAPGGERAYAHRDIKPGNIMIDDDGQTPILMDLGSLAPSPTPITSRSLALQVQDTAAEHSTMPYRAPELFDVKTGSVIDTKVDIWSLGCTLYACLVGKSPFEARSDETGGSLSICVLGGDWRFPDEGIQRGKQKANPDDAITESVKEVVRQCLKLEPSERPDVDQLISIVEGVLRELPEDGSEE, encoded by the exons ATGGGGTCATTAGGCACCTACTTTCTGGACGTCGTCTATTCTTTCACAAACTGCATGGTCTGCTTCCCGAGTTCACCACACCTCAAAATCAACAGCCGGAGTTTCAAGATACTGCGGTTGCTGGGCGAG GGTGGCTTTTCCTACGTCTACCTCGTTCAAGACAATTCAAATCAACAGCTTCTCGCCCTCAAGAAGATACGATGTCCATTTGGTCAGGAGAGCGTCAGTCTGGCGTTGAAAGAGGTCGAAGCATATGCACTCTTCTCGCCACACCCAAACATCATACACTCGATCGACTACTCCGTTGAGACTGATAAATCCGATGCGTCTGCGAAGACAGTATACATCCTACTCCCATACTACCGCCGCGGTAACCTACAAGACATGATCAATGCGAACCTAGTCAATCACACAAAGTTCCCAGAGCGGAGACTGATGGTGCTGTTCCTCGGCGTATGTAAAGCGCTCAAGGCGATGCATCAGTACAAGGTCAAGGGCGGCCCTGGTGGCACACGGAGCCAACagaaggcgaagaaggtACGAGGAGAGGCGAAGCGAGCGGACGCAGAAGCTGCTGCAAGCATGGAGATGCGCCCGAGTAGGAGGAATCGCGACCAggaggatgatgatgagcAAGAGGCGGAAGGTCTACTGGAAGAGTCCGAGGTCACAGCGGCGCAAGACGGCATCGCGCCCGGTGGAGAGAGGGCTTATGCGCACAGAGATATTAAGCCAG GCAACATCATGATCGATGACGACGGCCAGACACCCATCCTAATGGACCTTGGTTCGCTTGCACCTTCTCCGACGCCTATAACTTCTCGTTCTCTCGCGCTGCAAGTCCAAGATACAGCTGCCGAACACTCAACTATGCCCTACCGCGCCCCAGAACTCTTCGACGTGAAAACTGGTTCTGTCATTGATACCAAGGTCGACATCTGGTCTCTCGGCTGCACATTATATGCTTGTCTAGTCGGCAAGAGTCCTTTTGAGGCAAGATCGGATGAAACAGGTGGTAGTCTGAGCATATGTGTGCTTGGTGGTGACTGGAGGTTCCCGGATGAAGGTATACAGAGGGGCAAGCAAAAGGCCAACCCCGATGACGCCATCACAGAAAGCGTGAAGGAGGTGGTTAGACAGTGCTTAAAATTGGAGCCAAGTGAGCGACCGGATGTTGATCAGCTCATCAGCATTGTCGAGGGCGTGCTGAGAGAGCTTCCAGAGGATGGTTCTGAGGAGTGA
- a CDS encoding putative gnat family protein, with product MTSLLVRPVQHADVATCTALRTVTLGSLVIGRPPPFPDYKEDQMVSIKNDLDNKPHVHHLKVVDTESDDEIIAYAKWEIYPQGRPDLEGLKQPMDDESKKVDQYGRLREAAHEYFCTRNGEMGKHPHILLALLVTAPQHRRRGAGSLLVQWGIAKSEELGLPAYLQASAQGQRLYQSHGFKDIDTVEFNLTDFGLEGMEKMTEMIRHPVTFEKTEVGISAQTHAGADMASGEAAKE from the exons ATGACTTCTCTGCTGGTTCGCCCCGTACAGCATGCAGATGTTGCGACATGTACAGCTCTTCGCACGGTAACATTGGGATCTCTGGTTATTGGTCGCCCACCTCCGTTTCCAGACTACAAAGAAGACCAGATGGTGTCAATAAAAAATGACCTTGATAATAAGCCTCATGTGCACCACTTGAAAGTCGTGGATACGGAAAGCGACGACGAAATTATCGCCTACGCAAAATGGGAAATCTATCCACAGGGGCGTCCCGATCTTGAAGGTCTGAAGCAGCCGATGGACGATGAGTCGAAGAAGGTGGATCAGTACGGCCGACTAAGAGAAGCTGCGCATGAATACTTTTGCACTCGCAACGGTGAAATGGGCAAGCATCCACATATAC TCTTAGCCCTTCTTGTCACCGCACCTCAGCACAGACGAAGAGGTGCTGGTAGCCTTCTAGTACAATGGGGCATTGCAAAATCAGAAGAGTTGGGGCTTCCTGCCTATCTGCAAGCCTCTGCTCAGGGTCAGCGACTGTATCAAAGTCATGGGTTCAAAGACATCGATACAGTCGAATTCAACCTGACAGATTTTGGGTTAGAGGGTATGGAAAAGATGACCGAAATGATTCGACATCCAGTCACTTTCGAGAAAACTGAGGTGGGAATCTCTGCTCAGACCCATGCAGGGGCCGATATGGCTTCTGGCGAAGCCGCGAAGGAATAG